The DNA window AATTTTGTGTCGACAGCACCATACATAGGATGGAAGATACATCAGTTAGATGTAAAGCCAACATTTTTGAATGGATCTTTGGAAGAAGATGTCTATGTGAATCAACCATAATCTCATGAGCTTCAAAATCAAAGGGCATAAGTCGTAGGTGTACCGATTGATGAAGGCTCTATATCGCTTGAAGCAAGCCTCATGGGCTTGGAATAAGAGAACATATAGTTTCCTGATCAAAGTAGGATTCACAAAGTGTCTCTGAACATGAAGTGTATGTTAATGATGCAGAAAGGGCCAGTCGAATCATTTTATGCCTGTATGtagatgatttttttattatagatGTAGATGAAGTTGAGATAAGAAGAGTCAAGTCGAAACTGATGCAGGTGTTTGAAATGTACAACCTAAGGAACTTGTCATATTCCTTAAGGATTGAGTTTAAAGACACAAGTGAAAGAGTGTTCTTGCACCATAAGAAGTGTGCACGTGTAAGATATCTTGAAAAGGTTCAAGATGAGTGACTACCACGCCATTAGAGACAGGAGTAAAGTTGAGGAAGGATACAAATGGTAAGTTTGTAAGTGCAACATTGTACAAACATATCATGGGATCCTTGAGGTATCTTTGCAATATCAAGCTAGATATCCATCAAAGTTTCGGATTATTAAGGATATTCATGGAAAAACCCCAAGAATTTCATCCCACTACAATTAAGAGGGTGTTGAGATACATAAAGGGCATGATTGATCATAGTGTGCTAATGCCAAGATAGAAGATGGCCAAcgcatatgtatatgtatatggcTATACTGATTCAGATTTTAGTAGAGATCAAGACAAGAAAAAGAGTATTATGGGTCACAAATTCATGATAGGAGGCGCTTTAATCTCTTAGAACTCAAGGAAGGAAAGCATTGTGACTTTTTCAtcatgtgaagctgagtacatggTTGCATCGTATGCAACCTATCAAGCAACATGGATAAAGATGCTACTAGAAGAGCTCAAGATCATTGAGCATAAGAAAAAGAAGTTGTTTGTAGGGACGACAAGCAAGCCCAAACCCGCGGGCCAAatcgcacccgaacccgagtcaatggGTGAAAATCCAAATTGACTGTGTttgagtttgggttcgggtgcgggttcgggtagtgtgaaacccacacccgaaacccaaaatcacacccgcttatatatatatatatatatatatatatatatatatatatatatatatatatattgtaaaagttgtaggaaaattgtattttatgtattttgctgcggAATCGGGTATGGGTGGAAAAAcctgaacccaacgggtgtgggcgtgggtgttattttgccatCCTAACAATCTTTGGGTTTGGGTTTGAGTTCGGGTGtcgatttcgggtgcgggtttgggtagtgtgaaactcgcaccgacccgttgtcatccctagTCGTTTGTAGATAATAAGTCAGCTATCAACCTAGTCAATTCTCCTATATGTCATGGTCGAAGTAAATACATAGAGAGGAGGTATAATTTTCTCAAGGATCAAGCAAATAAAGGAAAACTTGAACTTGAGCATTACAAGACAGAATGACAACTAGCTGGTATACTCACCAAACCCATGAAGAAAGTAAGGTTCGAAGAGTTGAAGTAAAACATTAGGATGAGAAGTCTCGAAaacatgaattaggtggtgtgttagaAGTTGTAATTAATTGTTTTGTAGAAAAGATTGTATTTCACATATGTGTGTTAAACCTAGTCGAAGTAGAAGAAGTTAGTTGTATTCGACAAAGTCGAATACAACATATGATTGTTAAATCAAAATGTAACTTTTATGTTTTGGGCTTGGGCTATATGTTTTGTGCTTAGGCTTTGGTTGCTTGTAATTTCAAAATACAGTTTTCTTACTTAGTAGTTTTCAACAATGATTTTATGATAATATTTTTCCTCTACAGTTGTCTCTTGTTCTCTCCTCTTCTTCTTACTCATCTTTCTTAAATTTTTTAGTTATTCCAACACAAAATACTTAAAATGAgattctttgataaaatgaaaaataaaagtttttgttcttttgatgttctctaggtgtttgataaaatatatttaaaaattgattaaacAATAAAATGCTCTTTAAAATATTATgatgaaatatttttaaaacattctaaaatattcttaaaaacaaaattaatcaaGTTTATctcaattattaattattttaataggtAGATTTCTGATGaatcacaaaaaaacaaaaaatttaaagtaCATGGGAAAATGTAAAAATAAGTAGAGACACAAGAATTTAACAAAGCTATGATGTTAATTAGGACTCGTCATTTTGCTTCTCCAATACCATTGCTGATTGAGATTTCACGAATAATTGTTCGTTTCATCTCAAGATCATCATTTTTGGTATCATCTTCGATGTTTTCACCTTTGCGAAAATAATAGCAAGCATATAGAATAAGTTGAAAAAGTCCTGAAATTGCTCCAATACCATTGCTTATCTACAAGAATAATACacaaaagtttaaaaacattttcttcaatatattttaatacaaaaaaataaagaagTAATTAATAGATTAATTACCAAGACATATATATCGAAGGGAGGAAGAATAGCATATGCTGTCCAGCTCAAACCATTGAGAAAGTTCATCAAAGAGAGCCAAAATGGCATATATTTCACACTCTTAGTTTTTATAACTTTTCTCTGTTCATCACAACATCAAaagataattataaatataattattaaaatatatatgactataaattaaattttattttagaaacttaaaagaGACTTACCATAATTGTAAGAGGAGAGGTATACATCATTATGTTGAAGATATCACAAATAATACCAACCACCAAAGATCTTTGGGTAGTGCCATGAAGTGCAAACATTGTTATAAGAACAACAACGACGAAGAAAATAATCTCGATGAGAAGAACAATTCGTATTTTTTTCTAAGATTTTTAGGAAGAAGATATAATGAGTTACATAATAGAAAAAATTTATTCAATCTTTTAATATCaaagaaaacatgaaaaaaaattaaaaggaaaaaaagacaTATTTACCCTTCCTTTGTTGGTGGCATAGATATAAAATATAGTGATATAGCCGATTTCGAAAACAAATCCAACACTATTGATGGTAACAACCAAAGTGCTATTTGGATGCACAAAAGGCATTCCATAAAACACCCAACAAGCACAATTCAATAATGTTGCTAAATATGGATCTGACTTGAACTCTTCTACGGACTTCTTCTTTATAATCTTATAGAATGTTGGACTGCataacaaaacatttaaattttataaatcttGATTTTTTTATGTCAATTAAGTGTCACCTCAGTGTTAAATTTTTgattttgtaaaatattaataatatcaacattataaaaaaattgatcaaatattttaaacaaattttgaatattaaataataattaagataATTTGTTTAATGTAAAAGAGTTAATGTGATCCATTCAATTAAACAAGATatggtttttaaaaaaattaaaacaaaaaatatattaaaataataagaacaGCCTGATTCTGATTGATTCAATATTAACTTAAGTTCATTAATCCCTATACTAAAATCACTTATCAATAAAAATATGGTTCACTGTGAAAAGAAAAACGAAATGAATTTTTTCATGAGAAGTGATCTCAATTTAATTGTAAAAACCATTAATTTCatatcatcattattatttacAATATTTCTCTCTCTAAttattaagagataaaatgggtTTAGATAATAATTTTAAAGAAGAAAGTAGATTAATTATTAGATGGTACGAGAAAATCAGAGTAAAGAGAAAAAAGAATTACACTGGTGAGAGTAACAAGCCAAAAGAGATGATATTGCCTGCATACACAGAAAAGAGAGAACAATTAGGTTAAGAACATAATAAATATTcgataagaaaaataataaaccaTATTTATACgaacttattttaatttaatgtatAGTTTTCCATGCAAAAATTTATATAACAAAGTTAAAACAAAAAATTCGTTCAAAAAGAAACATTATGAAAAAATGAAACTCGAACCTATGATTCCAACGGCATTACGAATCAATGAATAGTTCACCATTATTTCgaagttgttttttttctttaagcAAGAGATATTGATAAGAGAACTAAAGGTTTTCGAAACCAGATACAAAAGCACAAGATTATAAATCAATTGAACTACTCTTCGAAATTATTTCGAAGTTGTTGTTTCTTTCTGCAATGAAAGTGTGGGAGAATTATGGAGAAAAAGAAACAAAGGTGATAGGGAGATAAATGAAAAGTTGaggtgtatatttgttgatcaagtttcattagttatttattttggaacagtaatatatttataattatcctTTTATGTTGTGATATATTTCCTCCTTAAAAAATACGTTGACAAAAAATAGTATTTctgtctaaaatatttttttttgatgtATTTGATCCAAATTTATGTTTAGATACATTAGTTTTTACAGTCCCACCAACTTTCTCTTATAATTAGAACTAGTTGGAGCAGTAAGGAAGCAAATTGCCATGATGATTTTTttctaatttgaatttaaaaagttaatacttaatgatttttttaaaatatccaatttatgtttaaatttgttttagataataagttaaatatgttttactaatttttgaagttgaaaatttCAAAAGGTAAACGTTGATTCATTTTAATGTTATGCAATGATTCATTTTAATGTTATGCAATGATTCATTTTAATGTTATGCAAACTGTTGATTTGTATTAGCATTTCTtccatatataaataaaaaatacttttcaAGATTATTAAATAAACAATGTATCTCTTCCCATCAAAATAAATCAATGTATCTTATATATATTTAAGACTAAATATATTGAttgtttaataaatttaattaaaacaaatagtcATATTTTTTTTTACTAGATGGAGTATCATATTGTGAAGTCTTTACAAAATTTGGATATGATCCGTTTGTTATGCATTGGGAAGGATTTCAATAAagcttatttaaaaataaataaataaataaataaagtatttcACTAAGTCATTTTTAGAGAATATATATTTCGCttccaaaaatattttgatatgaattttatttgaaaggattttgaaaaaatgaattggAGTTGgtaattttcaatatttattttcTGTTAAAGCTTGAGCTAGTTATATCCTTGTGGTAAtataatttgaaaatttctttagccacctccctatgggggtcacccccagcgaaaatcccaaaatacccctgcttcggaaatgaacttccgaagcgcttttttttttaaaaaatttccacaattcggaagtgcattttcgaagtcaaaaaaattcaaaatccgtgcatattttcggaagttcatttccgaaaatgttgctgcatatacaaatttccctccttcactatttcatcatttttctccaaaacttctcaaacccctctctaaaacccaatcaatctccatccatttttcgccctaaaatcaagtttcaaaccgttgatcacgttaaagggagcatagaaagcatcaatttcaggtaaacatcactcatttcatcccctatttcactacattgattcaacaaatttatgctgaaaactgatatggttcggaagttcatttccgaaatatattacctaacatatttcggaaatgaacttccgaaaacagacctggcagtaaaaaaaaaaacagttttggccaacttttgataattttttcatttgttaggtatggtgcatccggacaacattgtgcaagacgatggaggcATATTTCCGAAATTgccaacgttaataacgatccggttattgacgttactcctatgatcgatgcggtcgatgttcggcaacattttacaaatgatcggagcttcggtagtcgcgaacaattgattgattgggttcggaaggaaactcacaaacatggatttggaattgttattttaaggtcggacaacggaaatagtaggcggaaagctttcgttgttttgaattgcgaacggggtggtagttatgtacaatcaaaccgggtgctaaaacacgaggacacgggatcgaggaagtgcgggtgtccgtttaagttgcgtgctactcggagggttgatgatttgtggcggttaaccgtaatttgtggatttcataatcatgccttggatgtcaagttacacgggcatccaatggcgtgtcgtttgtcccgcgaagagaggaatgtgatatcggacctaacgatagtcaaagtggcgcctcgcaacatacttgccgatttgaagcgtaagaatccggatagcgtttcaaatatcaagcaagtttacaatgaacggcacaatctcaaagtattgaatatgggccctcggtcggaaatgcaacaacttttgaaactactagacgataacaaatatgtttcaagcttccgaacctccgaggataaagttacggtgcgtgatattttttggactcatcccgaaagtatcaaattattcaacacatttccaaccgttctagtcatggattcgacgtacaagacaaacaaatataggcttcctcttctagagatcgtcggtgtgacctcgacggacaagacttattcggtggggtttacttttttggagtgtgaaaaagaagacaactttacgtgggccttgagAATTTGCAAGtatttgttagttgatcaagaggttatgccaaacgtcattgtcaccgatcgggacaatgctttgatgaatgcggtcgataccgtcttcccgacatctaccgctttactttgccggtatcacataagttgcaacgtgagaagcaagttgaaacccgcggttgggacaaaagataggccggatgaaaatggtaaagttgtcaaagccggtgttgtggttgataggataatggcggcatggaggggaattttggatgcatactccgaagaggattataccgagaaattggtacactttaggtctttgcgtggttccattaagactttttgtcattacgtcgaatccaccattcttgacaaagttagagaaaaagtcgtgtgcgcttggacaaatcgggttagacatcttggttgcaccacgactaaccgagttgaatccgcacatgcggtcttcaagaggtggttgggtgatagcaagggagatttgtgtcgcggatgggacaccgtgaaccaaatgcttgaaaatcaacacaatgaaattcaaacatcgttcggtcggagcaagacggttatggaacaccggtataagggtcaaattctattctcccaattgatttacaacatatctcgaacgggtttgaattttttgtttcatgaagctaagcggccggagaccacggggacggatagttccttcctactttgaacatgttgatgcatcgttcctggaaattcatgagacaccgaagtctaagtgtagtggtaacaaaggagcccgtatttcgaagccacctcgtacACCgtcgatcaaaaaatcaccaattgtctacattgatgagatgccactttttatgcacaaatatatcgataacatcgttgatgttggaggcgacgataattgtggatatcgggccgttgcgggtttgctcggtaaagaggaaaataatcacactttagtccgacgggaactcattgcggagttgacttcgtatcgggacatctacggccgactatatgaaaatcaagaaaagtttgcaaaaattcatgatgcacttgttccatcacttaccggtatcgctccggtttcgaagtggatgtcattccccgatatgggtcatctaatagcaagtgtgtatgatatggtgtgtatcgatttgacgtggtttggactaagtgagactttctttccacttcatagtcgaccgccgttggacgcgtcgggccgcatcatatgcatcgggtatctacgatcgcggcacttcgttcaagtgtttttgaaaccgggttgtcctataccggctacttcttgtcaatggacgacacatcgttcaaatgaggcggagacttggccggatctgTTCATTTCgaggatggcggagtttgaagaaatgatgagcaaagagcgcgagcaaaatagagagtggtcgaagaacgtgcctattttggacttaggatccaccgattggttcggtgaattttagttcgttccggatcgtttttatttgtaacgatcattttttgtatgtattgttgtttatcatttaAAAtcagaccgattcaatacatatataatataagtatgttttatgtcatctttgtgtaatttatgtctattttgaattccatttgttcaatttacacaacacactaagcaatcaacaaaatgtaaaatttaagtctctttctgcataattcggaaatgaacttccgaaatatacatgtctggagcctattttcggaagttcatttccgaaatgtcccctgatgcAGGATAagatttgttgggccatcaatgctccaataagtctataaataccacacactcttcttcatcctcttcacaccacaaaacacaaatgacacaaacctacccccacctagcattcgtctactttgaaaccggctacccgatgtcgttccaatttcgcttctcgcgcgacacgccgtttgcggagttgataccgtcgctcaacacgctt is part of the Vicia villosa cultivar HV-30 ecotype Madison, WI linkage group LG2, Vvil1.0, whole genome shotgun sequence genome and encodes:
- the LOC131650460 gene encoding bidirectional sugar transporter SWEET5-like; translation: MVNYSLIRNAVGIIGNIISFGLLLSPVPTFYKIIKKKSVEEFKSDPYLATLLNCACWVFYGMPFVHPNSTLVVTINSVGFVFEIGYITIFYIYATNKGRKKIRIVLLIEIIFFVVVVLITMFALHGTTQRSLVVGIICDIFNIMMYTSPLTIMRKVIKTKSVKYMPFWLSLMNFLNGLSWTAYAILPPFDIYVLISNGIGAISGLFQLILYACYYFRKGENIEDDTKNDDLEMKRTIIREISISNGIGEAK